TCAAGGACAGCCTGGTGACAGGGACACCCGGTGACAGGGACACCCTGGTGACAGGGACACCTGGGTAAATGGGGTCACCCCGCTGACGCCTCAGGGATGGGACGTGGTGGTGGCAGGGCCACCCTGGTGACGGTGACACCCTGAGGGTGGCACCCTGATGATGGGGCAGCCTGGTGACAGATGGGCCACCATGGGGCCACCCTGGGGATGGGACACCAAGGTGACAGGGCCATCCCACCTGGTGACATGGAACCGTGGTGACGTGGCCACCCTGGGGATGGGTGACCCTGGGGATGGGACACCTTGGGGACAAGGCACCTTGGGGACAAGACCACCCTGGTATTGGTCACCCTGGGGATGGGCCACCATCGAGGTGGGTCACTGGTGACACGGCCCCATGGTGACATGGCCACCATGGTGTTGGGGCCACCCTGGGAAGGGACCCCACCCCCTGCTGCCACGGCCACCCAGGTGACACCGTGGTGACACCGTGCCCCCCCCCAGGTGACCCGCCCCACCCCCCGCCATGCTCctgtccctctgctccctgctgctggcccccacccggctcctgctggccctgTGGCGCCTGGTGGCCTGGCTCGGGGTGACGGTGGCCGCGGTGGCCGCGGGGGTGGCCTACGGGCTgtgggggctgtgggtgctgctgcGCCGGGGACCCCGAGGGACCTTCTGGTGGCGGGTGAGGGACCGGCCCCCCCCCGGCTTGGCCGATGGCACTTTTGGGGAGCACCGATACCTGCACCTCAaggttggggggggtgggggggtggggggcgacCCCTGGGGGGGCTCGGGGCAGGGGGCTTGGGATCCTGGGGGGCCCTTGTGGGATGtgggggtgggtttggggtggttttagGAGGGTTTTGGGGGGTCCTGTGGGGGGTCTTGGAGAGCTCTCAGGGGGTCCTGGGGGTTGGGGAGGGCTTTTGGTGGGGGTCTCTAGGGGCTCCTGGGGCCTGTCTTGGGGGTCAGGGGGGCTTTTGGGGGAGTCTTAAGGGCATCTTGGGGGGCTTTTGGGCTGTTCTGAGGGATCGCGGGGGACCTGGGGGAGTCTTGGGGGTTGGGGTTGGCTTTTGGCGGGGGTCttgggggggtcctgggggtcAGGGGGGCTTCTGGGGTCTTGAGGATGTGTTAGGGAGCTTTTGGGGGATTCGAGGGGGTCTTGAGGAATAAAGGGCGCTTTGGGGGGGATCCTGAGGGTGTCTTGGGGGCTTTTGAGAGATTCGGGGGGTCCTGGAGGTGTCTTGGGGGTCAGGAGGGCTCTTCGGGGGGGTCTTGAGGGTGTCTTGAGGGGACTTTTAGGGTGTTCGGAAGGATcaggggagtcctggggggTCTTGGGGGTTGGGGGGCAGGTTAGGGGGGGGAGGTTGGGGGGGGGACTTTGCGGGCAGGGGGTGTTGGGGGGTCCCAagagtcctggggggggtgggtcCTGGAGGTCCCAAGAGGACTtttgggggatgcagggggggTCTGGGCAGGTTTGGGGGGGTCCTGGGTGGCGGTTTTGGGGGCTTTTGGGGAGTCTTGGGGGTTTGTGGTGGAATCTGGGGAGGATTTGGAGGGGGGGTCTTGGGGGTCCTGGAGCTCCTGGGAGGGTCTTGAGGGCTCAGAGGGGCTTTTGAGGTGATTCTAGGGGGTCCCAAAGGGGGTCTTGAGGAATaaggggggcttggggggggatCCTGAGGTTGTCTGGGGGGGCATTTGAGAGATTctgggggggtcccgggggtgTCTTGGGAGTCCAGGGGGCTTCTGGGGGGGGGTGTCTTATGGGGCcaggggggtcctggggggttCAGGGGTGGGTCATGGAGGGACGTGTTAGGActtggggggttttggggggtccTAAGAGTCCTGGGGGTCACGGGAGGGGTATTTAGGGGGTCCTGGGGGGGTCTGGGGAGGATTTGGGGAGTCTTGGGGGAGTCCTGGAGGTCCTGGGAGGGTCTTGGGGtgctttggggtgggggggtagcAGGCTcagggggcttggggggggccgggggggtccCAGAGTGGGTCTTGGGGTGTCAGGGGGGGCTTTGGGGGTCAGGCGATTTGGGGGGGGCCCTacagttggggggggggggcggctttTGGGATGTTCAGGGAGTCCTGAGTAGCctcggggggggtggggggggcggaggggcggTCCTGGGGGCTCTAGGGAGGAttggggggggtccctggggtgggCTTGGATTTCAGAGGGGTGTTGGGGGACTCCGAGTGGGGGCTTTTGTAGGGTCTTGGGGAGGCTttggggggtcctggggggatttggggggggctggggggggtcagCAGGGAaatggggggggcggggaaggggggggggccGAGCTGCTCCGTGGGGACCTACTGGTGAGACAACTGGGGAGGGCTCCATGTGacctggggggggggagttTGGGGTTCTGGGTGGGGGGGTTCTGGGtgggggggttggttttggggtggagGCACCCCACtgacccccaccccctcccaggACTCGGGGCTGCGGCTCCACTACGTCACCCGCGGCCCCCCCACGGCCCCGCTGATGCTCCTCCTCCACGGTTTCCCCCAAAATTGGTGGGTGTCACCAAGGGCGGGGACCAGAGTGGGGGGGTGTGAcacccctccccgccgccctgGTGTCACCGTCACCATCACCATcaccttcctccccccacccaagGTTCTGCTGGAGGCACCTGCTGCAGGAATTCGGCACCACGTACCGGGTGGCGGCCTTGGACCTTCGCGGTTACGGAGCCTCCGAGAAGCCACCGGAGAAAGACAGCTACCGATTGGAGGTTCTCCTGGATGACGTCCGCCAGGTCATCAAGGCCCTGGGGACACCCAACGGGCAGGGGGAGGTGACATCGGCCACCGGCGCCACCGCGGCCGCGCCCAAGTGTATCTTGGTGGGACACGACTGGGGAGGGCTTCTCGCGTGGGAGTTCGCCGCAAGTCACCCGACCATGGTGGAGAAGTTGGTCGTCATGGGTGCTCCTCACCGGGCCGTCGTGGCAGGTACCGGCACAGTCCGCGGGCAGCGGGTGGCTGCGCCGGGGTTGGGTGCCGGCGCTCGTGGAGGGTGGCGCCGCGTGTGGTGGGGGGGCACGGCACGGGGGAGCTCTCGTGGCTGTGACGTGCCGCTATGGCGGCATCGGTGGCGTCCGGCATGGCCGTACCGTTGGGTGCCATCTCATGGCCGTACCGTTGGGTGCCATCTCATGGCCATGCCATTGGGTGCCATCTCATGGCCGTACCGTTGGGTGCCATCTCATGGGCCGTACCGTTGGTGTGCCATCTCATGGCCATGCCATTGGGTGCCATCTCATGGCCGTACCGTTGGGTGCCATCTCATGGCCGTACCGTTGGGTGCCATCTCATGGCCATGCCATTGGGTGCCATCGCATGCCATGCCATTGGGTGCCATCTCATGGCCATACCGTTGGGTGCCATCTCATGGCCATGCCATTGGGTGCCATCTCATGGCCATGCCATTGGGTGCCATCGCATGGCCATGCCATTGGGTGCCATCTCATGGCCATGCCATTGGGTGCCAGTCTCATGGCCGTACCGTTGGGTGCCATCTCATGACCGTGCCATCGGGTGCCATCTCATGGCTGTACCGTTGGGGTGCCATCTCATGGCCATGCCATTGGGTGCCATCGCATGGCCATGCCATTGGGTGCCATCTCATGGCCGTACCGTTGGGTGCCATCTCATGGCCGTGCTATTGGGTGCCATCTCATGGCCATGCCATTGGGTGC
The sequence above is drawn from the Phalacrocorax aristotelis chromosome 28, bGulAri2.1, whole genome shotgun sequence genome and encodes:
- the EPHX3 gene encoding epoxide hydrolase 3; this translates as MLLSLCSLLLAPTRLLLALWRLVAWLGVTVAAVAAGVAYGLWGLWVLLRRGPRGTFWWRVRDRPPPGLADGTFGEHRYLHLKDSGLRLHYVTRGPPTAPLMLLLHGFPQNWFCWRHLLQEFGTTYRVAALDLRGYGASEKPPEKDSYRLEVLLDDVRQVIKALGTPNGQGEVTSATGATAAAPKCILVGHDWGGLLAWEFAASHPTMVEKLVVMGAPHRAVVAGFAACHPSQLLRSSYVFLFQLPWLPELLLSLADFELLKTILTGPWTGIENPARRLSAQEVDAYLYSLSQPGALTPPIHYYRNLFRDTPIPREPPPLPTLLLWGTHDAFLDARLAPCLHRCLRPSARLCLLPGASHWLPEDQPRPLARLMADFLGADDHHP